A genomic region of Lagenorhynchus albirostris chromosome 18, mLagAlb1.1, whole genome shotgun sequence contains the following coding sequences:
- the TPT1 gene encoding translationally-controlled tumor protein, translating to MIIYRDLISHDEMFSDIYKIREVADGLCLEVEGKMVSRTEGNIDDSLIGGNASAEGPEGEGTESTVITGVDIVMNHHLQETSFTKEAYKKYIKDYMKSIKGKLEEQRPERVKPFMTGAAEQIKHILANFKNYQFFIGENMNPDGMVALLDYREDGVTPYMIFFKDGLEMEKC from the exons ATGATCATCTACCGGGACCTCATCAGCC ATGATGAGATGTTCTCCGACATCTACAAGATCCGGGAGGTCGCGGACGGGCTGTGTCTGGAGGTGGAGGGGAAG ATGGTCAGTAGGACAGAGGGTAACATTGATGACTCGCTCATTGGTGGAAATGCCTCCGCTGAAGGCCCCGAGGGCGAAGGTACCGAAAGCACGGTAATCACTGGCGTGGATATTGTCATGAACCATCACTTGCAGGAAACCAGCTTCACAAAAGAAGCCTACAAGAAGTACATCAAAGATTACATGAAGTC AATCAAAGGGAAGCTTGAAGAACAGAGACCAGAAAGAGTAAAACCTTTTATGACAGGGGCTGCAGAACAAATCAAGCATATCCTTGCTAATTTCAAAAACTATCAG TTCTTTATTGGTGAAAACATGAATCCAGATGGCATGGTTGCTCTGCTGGACTACCGTGAGGATGGTGTGACCCCATATATGATTTTCTTTAAGGATGGtctagaaatggaaaaatgt TAA